The following nucleotide sequence is from Cryptococcus neoformans var. grubii H99 chromosome 5, complete sequence.
CCTAAGATCCTATACATGTCCATCAAAACATCTAAGGAAGGACGTGGTACTGCTTGGGAGCCTTGATAATGTGGGTCTCCACGGGAAGGTCGTAGTTAACACTAGAGAAATTGTCAACATCGCTGTTTGATAATACAGCATTTCATGACTTACGTTGATCGGTAACGTCGCAGAGGCTTGATAGCGTGCTCGGCAATGGTATCGGGCTGCATATCCAAATCGGCCCAGCTCTTGACGGGCTCACCGTCAACACCGACAATCTGCGGCTTGGGAGGAGCGTTCCATCCATCGGGACCAGGAGAGTGAACCTTGAATGCGTCCGCACCGGCATCGTCGATGAACATCctttcaacctcatctGGAGAGATGGTAGGCCACCAAAGACCACGGTTAACGAGAGTGGCAAGGAATTTGGCGACAGGCTTGGGGAGGCTAGGGGCGGAGGACATGGGTCGGAGGGTAAGGGCAGAGACGAGCTTTTCGAGCTCAGCATAGTTGTAGAGCTCGGGACCGGGAAGGAcaaaggtggaggcagTGGAAGTGACGGGGGCGTCAAACATGAGGTTAAGGGCCTGAGCGACGTCGACAACGTGGACAGGGAAAAGCTTCGTGTTACCATTGTTGAGTTTGCAGAGGATAGGGAATCCTAGGTAATGTTAATCAATTGTATTCAAATGGTAATTGATGGTATACTTACGAGCAATGGCGTTGAGCAACCAGTCTTCGTGGCCAAATAATTGAGATGGCCTGACAATGGTGGCCTCGGGGAAGGCATCTCGGACAGCTCGCTCACCAGCGTACTTGGTGCGGTAGAACTCTGAGGTAGACTCGGGGTTAGCGTTGATGTGGGAGACGTGGATGAGACGAGGGATGTTCAAGTCGGCAGAAATCTCGGCGATGGACTGAGCAACCTTGACGTTGACGTCGTCATAAGAGTAGTTCCTACATATAGATCAGACATACTGCACACTCATGGATTGTTGTTGATACTCACCTAGTCTCGTAATCCCTTCCGACCAAGTTGTACACAACATCAGCATGCTTGACACACTCTGCTGTTTGCTCAGGGATCCTAGCATCCCATTCAAGAGGGACAATCTGTCCCAGATCACCACATGGCCTCAATCGCCGTTTTTCGTCCTCATCACGGTAAGGCACAATGACCTGAGTTCCTTGCCTGGCGAGTTTTTGAATGAGATACCTGGCGAGGAAACCGGTAGAACCGAAGACGGTGACGGTGCGTCCAGAGTCTGAAGATCGGCCACCGGTAGGGGGCCCGTATCTGATAGCTGGGCGAACGGAGGCGGAGGGGTTGGGAGGGGAGGTGATTGAGAGGTCGTTGACGTTGCGCTTTGAGACGAGGGAGGCAGCCCTGGGGGCGGCCTTTGCCCTGAGCGCGGGAGCTACGTGGAATGTGAGCTGGGCAATAAGGGGGAGCGGGCGCAACGTACCGACACGGAGGATAGACATGGCGGGGGTGGGTGAGTGTAGGTGCAGAGACGAGTGCTGAAGAGGAGTTAAATCGCTGCCCTGTGGTTGGGCAGAGGCACCCCCGCAAAGTGGCAGATTTTGGTTCCGTAGACGGCGGAGTATTATGTAAGCAGATTGTGTTCGGCCGCTCGGGTTGTGACGATccgttgttgttggtcCGTGCGTGGAA
It contains:
- a CDS encoding NADH dehydrogenase (ubiquinone) 1 alpha subcomplex 9, whose translation is MSILRVAPALRAKAAPRAASLVSKRNVNDLSITSPPNPSASVRPAIRYGPPTGGRSSDSGRTVTVFGSTGFLARYLIQKLARQGTQVIVPYRDEDEKRRLRPCGDLGQIVPLEWDARIPEQTAECVKHADVVYNLVGRDYETRNYSYDDVNVKVAQSIAEISADLNIPRLIHVSHINANPESTSEFYRTKYAGERAVRDAFPEATIVRPSQLFGHEDWLLNAIARFPILCKLNNGNTKLFPVHVVDVAQALNLMFDAPVTSTASTFVLPGPELYNYAELEKLVSALTLRPMSSAPSLPKPVAKFLATLVNRGLWWPTISPDEVERMFIDDAGADAFKVHSPGPDGWNAPPKPQIVGVDGEPVKSWADLDMQPDTIAEHAIKPLRRYRSTVNYDLPVETHIIKAPKQYHVLP